ATTAAACATCTACAATTCTTCAATAATTGTATTCACGACAATAGAAATCCTTTAGCTGGTTTAATGGCAGCCCCCGACGGATATTCCTATATAATTGGGTTAAGTCGggggttttgagttattttattatttttcaataagatttttaccgtcgggggttttttcaaaatttttaatttttataaaaaagtctattacaatgttaatgattatttcacagacaAACTCTCTGatgttgtggtggcctagtgggtcaagaaccaacctctcgagtatgaggggtTCGATttcagttcaggcaagtaccaatgcaacttttctaaaatatCTTGGACACCTATGACTGATAaaaagatgaaggaaaacatcttgaggaaacctggagtatatgtagtctgaaatcacaacccacattgagcaagcgtggtgattaatgctcaatccttctccatgtgagaggtcTGTTCCCAGCAGAGGGAacataaaaaaaaggctgtataataaatatttttatttttacagtttttaatattattaatacaattttaaaatattgtattgtagaactattaaattatattaataattaaattgtataagaCAGCTGTGCTGCTGAAACATTTGTTTTTCACTGCTTCTTacttccagccataacactagaaAGTGGTGAAAGTGTGTTTTGGGGGGATGGGATGTTAAAAAGTGCAAATCTAACTAGCCTACTTTTTTACGTGAGTTCTTTTActaaactttataaattatattaaattgacAAATGTAGGAGGTATTTGGGGTCCACACACCACGAAAGAAAACACACGCGGGTAGCCtcattaaatgtattttcaaaataaataatcgattgaAGACAATATTTCTTACGTTCAGATCCGCATAGCTTCCATCGAACAAGACCTTAGGACGAAAGTCAGGTAAAAAAAGATTTCCTCTATCCAACTAATCTCCTTTCGGAAAATGTTTAGCAACGGCTAGTAGTTTCAGTACTTTTCATTATAGGACGACATCCCAGGACGCATTCTCTAGGCAGCTGTCTTCCCCGAACGAGATTCATTGATCCAGCAACCGTCATTAAACCACGGAGACAACACCGCGATGTAGAAATGCAAGTCATAGGCACAGCGCCTAAAAGGCGAAGCCTTAGATATGTAggcacagcgccatctagcggtGAATGGCGGAACCTTTTCCAGACAACTAGACTAGTTAGATCTTATACATAGAAAGTATactgaataaatattaaagttaagcTGTGTTACACAAATTATTTGCACTTACtatctaaaactaaattaataacaataataagccccgcagggcatctaaggtggatgacggggagtagcgactgagagagtatactgtcccccatctccggcctgccggagtgctCTTGGCttgcttgccttcatcggccgatcagagtggagtcgctagagcagggttagcagccctgctcggagggtaggtgcctcgtggtaagtggcgagtgggccggtgatgctggacccacagggagcgcgtgatctgcgtttaaagtccgccgaggtatcctcacccttcagccgctcatgtacctttTGCCCTGTTGTTGCGATTTAGCTACTGATTCCCGGGgacccagtaagtgaggtggcgagtctccacctgccatttttacacgtatttaatacataattgtcatcggcaggtacctaccatagttcccgtagtttccccattcatggaatgttgttgaatttaaagattttaattatgcagataattagtgtaagacgtcctataattgtgtatggtaaataaaaatttgtgtatgcagccattgtggagaaattcaccaaaaacagattccgctgggcgaacgttggcgaacgttgtcctggcggaactttttttaatctatagactttagaagaaaagagatgtgtccgaaaattagtgtgtatttgtgtataattgattatgtatgaatgaaatcagtgcatgcataaacttcggagaaattcaagtttccgctacgcgaacatttggccattagctagttttcatataaagcgcttacatagagagctgtagatttttacatacgttgttttgaatttgtttatatttgtttaaaaaacagatttagaaaaagtcgtagggtttaaaagataaaaatataaacgtaaaatacactaaTAGGTCTTAGTTCtcaaagtatgcagtttggggtctagattttcacgtttacacaaaccttgtaagtgtctccaacatgttgccaagtatcaatgatgttccgttagtaattaaaaagttataggatattttaccatgaatagatcactgtttacaaagcagtcgaatatcacgacgttctgaaggaattgcatggtaaaatgtatgccaataattagtttaatcattcaactattcacttgcaaaatttcatgtcattaaattcagtaatcaaagaaagacaattataatactgacggagcatcgaaaacctacataatccgaccaagttcggttagctacaaaaaagcggccgtgccatatgtctaagaaacgttcttaacttggaaggttagtatatttattaatatggtacagttgcgtacacaagcgttaggaaaaaataaaacaattgtatttcttgaatgaaaattatttttttaataataacgccactatcttacagctctctatgtaagcgctttatatgaaaactagctaatggccaaacgttcgcgtagcggaaacttgaatttctccgaagtttatgcaagcactgatttcattcatacataatcaattatacacaaatacgcactaattttcggacacatctcttttcttctaaagtctatggattaaaaaaagttccgccaggacaacgttcgccaacgttcgcccagcggaatctgtttttggtgaatttctccacaatggctgcatacacaattttttatctaccatacacaattataggacgtcttacactaattatctgcataattaaaatctttaaattcaacaacattccgctgcgcgaacgcacactaaccggggattgtccttgggtacatttctatagtgtatacagggatactCATCTTTAAAGTTgcctcaaaagggcttcagcgtgttggcttcggccccacgtttgccttccaaaaatccgggactctgtagtctccaggtctggtagagacatacaaaataacaataataacaaaatgaaataataacctattttaataaacgatttgactttgattttgacggGGTAATGGGGTGACATAGTGACGGTGTAGTGGGGTGACGGGTCAACGAGAAATCAAAATCAGGTACTTCAACTTATAATcgtaatatatttataaatctcGTCTGACATCTCCAGCGGTGACTTTATTTAATGTACAGAACGATCGAATTGAGGGGAGCCGCCCACACCGGCGATGCGCATGCGTCTAAGTAACGAATAATACTGCTACTGAACCCAACCTTTGTGACGATCTGATTCTACTGAACTaaactctttattttattaacctaCAGCAGTCTTATCGGGAATAGTTCGGCTCCGAGCACTCGCGCATGCGCGGATACGTCTACCAGGATTAAATACTAACTTAAGTAAGTaagagaaatatttatttgagcaAAAGTTGCAGTCGGACAATGTGAAGTGCGTCGCAGAGCGCTGGCGCAGTGAGCTGCAGGAGCGACGTCAGCGCCGGCGCACCTCGTTgtcggcggcgggcggcgcgcgtggcgtggtggtggtggtggtggtggtggccgGGTCCAGGCCTTTGATCTCGAAGGGCCCGCGGAACAGCGGCCGGAACAGGCGCAGGAAGGTCTGGTAGCGCACCGCCGAGTTCTGCAACACAAGGCGAGTAAGTCGCGAGCGGGCAGCGGGCGCCGGGCGGCGGTTGGCGGGCGCCTCACTCACCTGGATGACGTCTCCGATGATCTTAGTAGTGCGGATGAGCAGCGACACGGACGGGCCAAACAGGCTGCCCGGCAGGTCCAGGCTGACCTTGTTGCGGTCGAACACGGGGATGTCGTCGGTGGCttggcggcgcgggcgcgggctcgCTGGGCTGCCAGTGCGGCTCGAGCGGGAGAGCGGCCACGACGATGGGGAGAGCTGCCCCCGCGTCCCCCGCGCCCCCCGCGCCCCCGCTCGGCGCCGCCACGTACTGCCAGTCTGCGACCAGGAGGCCGGTGAGCGCGCCGCACTCCGCGCCTCGCCTCCAGcctgtgtgtctgtgtgtgtgtgtgtgtgtgtgtgtgtgtgtgtgtgtgtgtgtgtgtctagGCACATAGACTCGCTCTTACCTTTGTTATTCATAGCGACTGCGTCACATACAATCCTTGTCCTAGTTTTATTTAGGTTCTGTCTGGCAAGTAACATAAGTGTCAGTCAATTgttattaatgtaaaatattgtaaacttgCGAGGACGTGGGTCATCACCTGGTCGTCTCCCGGGGTGACGCTGTAACGCGGTATTCGCTTGTAAGACAAGATAATGTCGGTGGGTGACAGGCGAGCAGTGGCAGGCAGAAGTAACAACATGACGCGTCGCTTGTGTCGGTACTCAGTAGTTAAGTATTGTTAGCAATCTGTACGCAGTGTGTATTCtgtttacatatacatagaGTTGACCGCAAACCTAACGCGGCGGGTATTACATCATTCATACAGATTTGCAGAAACTTGAACTGCGAGCTATTCAAGGGACGCGCTGCTGTCACTGACAGGCGTAACGTTGAATTGAAACAAATGTATTTCGGTATGAGTCAcgtttattacaataatatttgaaCTGATACAGTATCACAGAGGTAGGTCGGGTGAGGTGAACGCGCATGTGCCGCGCGGTGCAGTGTCGTGAGGTGAGTGTGTGTGCGTGCAGGCTACGGCGTGGCTACGAGGGCTACGCGCTACGCGCTACGAGCTACGAGTAGTGCATGCTTCACTTACTGCGGTGACACCTGACCGGCGCGGGGTCAGCGCGGCTAACTCCCAAACATTCTGTACACTCTACTGGTATAAACAGTAGCTCCCACCTGTACAACTTATTATAATACACAAGAATAGATAGCGATGCTATAACGATAAAAAGACACACTGATCATTATCAATATCATTGTATCTCATATTAGAGTAAATAGCTTTTTAACAGAGATATCGAGACGAGTTTTTGTCACACGACAGGTTAGCTTAATGGTAAGCAATTGCTTACCTTgtattatgggtgctaacacagatgataaactacatacattttacaaatacaggtaatatatatgtcaccgtaagattacaaacatcgttagattacaatctatctcgagagattgtaaactgtcgaattattgtaaaccgtaacacctgattgcaatttaacgcattatttttcgctatattataatctatcgatgagaaat
The window above is part of the Helicoverpa zea isolate HzStark_Cry1AcR chromosome 21, ilHelZeax1.1, whole genome shotgun sequence genome. Proteins encoded here:
- the LOC124640979 gene encoding uncharacterized protein LOC124640979 isoform X2 gives rise to the protein MLATRSLPLLALLALLAAAAAAPRASRLRRQLPADDVLQPLETGSTWRRRAGARGARGTRGQLSPSSWPLSRSSRTGSPASPRPRRQATDDIPVFDRNKVSLDLPGSLFGPSVSLLIRTTKIIGDVIQNSAVRYQTFLRLFRPLFRGPFEIKGLDPATTTTTTTTPRAPPAADNEVRRR